In the genome of Candidatus Bathyarchaeota archaeon, one region contains:
- a CDS encoding sugar kinase translates to MPDVITLGEPLVEFIDKHKKGSLKTLTEFVGPFPSGAPAIFADAVARLKVSSALIGVIGSDEFGELLFNRLKEDGVDVSHLRVAKGYTTGTAFVTYSPSGSRKFIFHLRHAAAGQLSPDDVDEEFIASAKFLHIMGSALSLSPSSRDACYKALKIAVEHGVKVSLDPNVRPELLSIDEVRRICKPVLDEAYLVLPSGEEAMMLTGEKTAEEACRTLIDKGVEIVALKRGAKGSTIFTRDQMIDVPAFKVKEVEPTGAGDTYDGAFIVGLVRGWSLEKVGLFANAAGAISVTRIGPINSCPYLHEVEKLMATRET, encoded by the coding sequence ATGCCTGATGTGATAACCCTCGGTGAGCCCCTCGTAGAGTTCATAGATAAGCATAAGAAAGGTTCTTTGAAGACGTTAACCGAGTTCGTGGGTCCGTTTCCAAGCGGTGCACCCGCGATATTCGCCGACGCCGTCGCCCGGCTTAAAGTCTCGTCAGCCCTCATAGGCGTAATCGGCTCAGACGAGTTTGGCGAGCTGTTATTCAATAGGCTTAAGGAGGACGGGGTGGATGTATCGCATCTAAGGGTTGCCAAGGGCTATACGACCGGTACGGCTTTCGTAACCTACTCCCCTTCAGGTAGCCGCAAATTCATATTTCATCTCAGACACGCAGCGGCCGGCCAGCTTTCACCTGACGACGTGGACGAGGAGTTCATCGCATCGGCTAAGTTCCTCCATATAATGGGCTCAGCGTTATCTCTAAGCCCATCGAGTAGAGATGCTTGCTATAAGGCTTTAAAGATAGCCGTAGAACATGGAGTAAAGGTCTCGCTAGACCCAAACGTTAGACCTGAACTCCTCAGCATCGACGAGGTCAGACGAATCTGTAAACCGGTATTAGACGAAGCCTATCTCGTCCTACCCAGCGGAGAGGAGGCCATGATGCTCACAGGTGAGAAGACCGCCGAGGAGGCCTGTAGGACGCTTATCGACAAGGGTGTCGAGATAGTCGCCCTAAAGAGGGGGGCTAAGGGTTCTACCATATTCACCAGAGACCAGATGATCGATGTGCCAGCTTTCAAGGTCAAAGAGGTCGAACCCACAGGAGCCGGGGATACATACGACGGAGCATTCATAGTCGGTCTGGTAAGAGGATGGTCTCTCGAAAAAGTGGGGTTGTTCGCTAACGCGGCTGGGGCGATCTCGGTCACTAGAATAGGGCCGATAAACAGCTGCCCCTACCTACACGAAGTCGAAAAGCTAATGGCTACGAGAGAGACTTAG
- a CDS encoding YjbQ family protein produces MKIYTKPVYVVSEAPTHLVNITGEVYKALRESGVKSGLVHVYTTHTTTGLTINEDEPGLEQDIPMFLSKLVPEKGEYFHHHYYAKDGRLAVNAWAHIRASLMGNHLTIPVDDGKLIMGSRQKIYLVELDGPQRRRIVIQVIGE; encoded by the coding sequence ATGAAGATATATACGAAACCCGTTTACGTGGTATCCGAAGCCCCCACCCACCTGGTGAACATAACGGGCGAGGTTTATAAGGCCCTGAGGGAAAGCGGCGTTAAAAGCGGTTTAGTACACGTCTACACGACCCATACGACGACGGGTCTAACGATAAACGAGGATGAACCGGGTTTAGAGCAGGATATACCGATGTTCCTATCCAAACTGGTTCCAGAGAAGGGTGAGTATTTCCACCACCACTACTACGCCAAAGACGGTAGGCTTGCCGTGAACGCCTGGGCGCATATAAGGGCGAGTCTCATGGGTAACCACTTGACGATACCCGTGGATGACGGTAAGCTTATCATGGGCTCGAGGCAGAAAATATACCTCGTAGAACTCGACGGTCCCCAAAGGAGAAGGATCGTGATACAGGTCATAGGCGAGTAG
- a CDS encoding amidohydrolase yields the protein MSGLIPRIDFHVHPVIIEEALSGDRRLEETVREVYHIGTAVQPLDALVKMLRVAGIDKAVLLSIDTPKGCLPPNDSLAAIIRENEMFMGFAGLDPTKGDESIDELEDLVSQGFRGVKLYPPLQGFRPGDKRLYGFYERVQQLNIPILFHTGVSWIKDVKLGECRPLEVEKVVTSFPALKVVLAHMGFPWVWEAAMMAVKYENVYLDLSGVFMGTPKEHISYVLTKLLTPGFVSRFLADKILFGSDWPRIEPFKMVEAVKSIPMEKQVFDKIMGLNAVKLLGLEEV from the coding sequence ATGTCTGGTTTAATCCCGAGGATAGATTTCCACGTCCACCCGGTTATAATCGAGGAAGCGCTTTCAGGAGATAGACGGCTGGAGGAAACGGTTAGGGAGGTCTACCACATCGGGACCGCGGTCCAACCTTTGGATGCCTTGGTGAAGATGCTTAGGGTCGCCGGGATAGATAAGGCTGTTCTTCTATCGATAGATACTCCTAAGGGATGCCTACCCCCCAATGACTCGTTAGCAGCTATAATACGGGAGAATGAGATGTTCATGGGCTTCGCTGGTCTAGACCCTACTAAAGGCGACGAATCCATCGATGAACTCGAGGACCTCGTTTCCCAAGGTTTTCGAGGGGTTAAACTCTATCCTCCCCTGCAAGGCTTCCGGCCAGGTGATAAACGTCTATACGGCTTCTACGAGAGGGTTCAGCAACTTAACATACCGATCCTGTTTCACACAGGAGTCTCATGGATCAAGGATGTGAAGCTCGGTGAGTGCCGCCCGCTTGAGGTCGAGAAAGTAGTAACGTCGTTCCCCGCGTTGAAGGTGGTCTTAGCTCACATGGGTTTTCCATGGGTCTGGGAGGCGGCTATGATGGCCGTTAAGTACGAAAACGTTTACCTGGACTTAAGCGGTGTATTCATGGGGACTCCTAAGGAGCATATATCTTATGTGCTCACAAAGTTGCTGACACCTGGGTTCGTTTCGAGGTTTCTAGCCGATAAAATACTCTTCGGCTCAGATTGGCCTAGGATAGAGCCGTTCAAGATGGTCGAAGCCGTTAAAAGCATCCCTATGGAAAAACAGGTTTTTGATAAGATCATGGGGTTAAACGCCGTTAAACTGCTCGGTCTCGAGGAGGTGTGA
- the rimI gene encoding ribosomal protein S18-alanine N-acetyltransferase — MKGLTLRTVRPSDLKEVYKIERFSFKQPFPPSYLETLAYLSPETFIVASIDECVVGYSASVLRGFEGHILSIAVHPDYRGLGVGEKVLRENIKRLKELGAKKVVLEVRVSNTAAIRLYKKVGFEVSGLLKNYYWDGEDAYKMILTIDDR, encoded by the coding sequence ATGAAGGGCTTAACCCTGAGGACGGTTAGACCCAGCGATTTGAAAGAGGTCTACAAAATCGAAAGGTTCTCTTTCAAACAACCCTTCCCGCCTTCGTATCTTGAAACACTGGCATACCTAAGCCCTGAGACGTTCATCGTTGCCTCTATAGATGAGTGCGTCGTGGGATATTCAGCTTCCGTCCTAAGAGGATTCGAAGGACATATCCTATCCATAGCTGTCCATCCAGACTATAGAGGCTTAGGAGTCGGAGAGAAGGTTCTGAGAGAGAACATCAAGCGTCTTAAGGAGCTGGGTGCAAAGAAGGTAGTTTTAGAAGTTAGGGTCAGCAACACGGCGGCTATACGATTGTATAAGAAGGTCGGCTTCGAGGTATCTGGTTTGCTGAAGAACTACTACTGGGACGGGGAAGACGCTTACAAAATGATCCTCACAATAGACGATCGGTGA
- the guaA gene encoding glutamine-hydrolyzing GMP synthase subunit GuaA produces MSGFDPKRFIEDKVEWLRREIGGETAVVAVSGGVDSSVTATLGLRAIGERLRPVFLEDGFMRLGEAERVRKALGRVGLKVQVYDVQEEFINALTGIKDAERKRKAFRETFYRVFSKIASELGARIVLQGTIAADIVETKGGIKTQHNVLEQIGINPMERYGFRVLEPLKELYKNQVRLVAEVLGLPGEIVHRRPFPGPGLSIRILGEITREKLSIIKRATAVVDEELSDVKCFQAFPVLLEGRATGLAEDGSRKYGYIIALRVVASEDAMTANYVRLEWGRLEKVRDRLISAIPEVSRVLYDITDKPPATIEFE; encoded by the coding sequence ATGTCTGGGTTTGATCCTAAGAGGTTTATAGAAGATAAGGTCGAGTGGTTGAGGAGGGAGATCGGTGGTGAGACGGCTGTCGTAGCCGTTTCAGGTGGTGTAGATAGCTCTGTGACCGCTACGCTGGGTCTTAGGGCTATCGGGGAGCGTTTAAGACCGGTCTTTTTAGAGGATGGGTTTATGCGTCTCGGTGAGGCTGAGAGAGTTAGGAAGGCTCTCGGGAGGGTCGGGCTTAAGGTTCAGGTATACGATGTCCAAGAAGAGTTTATCAACGCTTTGACAGGGATCAAGGATGCAGAGAGGAAGAGGAAGGCTTTCAGGGAAACGTTCTACAGAGTCTTCTCTAAGATAGCCTCCGAGCTTGGAGCGAGGATAGTTCTTCAGGGAACCATAGCCGCGGATATAGTAGAGACGAAAGGCGGTATTAAAACCCAGCATAACGTTCTAGAGCAGATAGGGATAAACCCTATGGAGCGTTATGGGTTCAGAGTTCTTGAACCTCTTAAAGAGCTATATAAGAATCAGGTTAGGCTTGTGGCTGAAGTATTAGGTCTGCCAGGTGAGATAGTTCATAGGAGACCGTTCCCAGGCCCTGGGCTTTCGATAAGGATACTTGGGGAGATCACGAGGGAGAAGCTTTCGATAATCAAGAGAGCTACCGCTGTGGTGGATGAGGAGCTCTCTGACGTGAAGTGCTTCCAAGCGTTCCCTGTCCTCCTAGAGGGTAGGGCTACAGGGCTGGCTGAAGACGGCTCTAGGAAATATGGATACATAATAGCCCTGAGGGTTGTGGCGTCTGAGGACGCCATGACCGCTAACTACGTAAGGCTTGAATGGGGTAGGCTTGAGAAGGTTAGGGACAGGTTGATATCGGCGATCCCGGAGGTCTCTAGGGTGCTATACGATATAACGGATAAACCCCCGGCTACGATAGAGTTCGAATAG